The bacterium DNA segment CCAAAGGGCTTCAATGCTGAAAGACAGCCTTTCCCACAACCCTTTATTCGTCGGTAAGCGCTTTGATTTTTAACTTCATTCCCGGCATCACCCCCACTATTCGAGCGGATTCTCCAGCTGGGATAATCCCGGACTCAGTAGTTGCATTCCATAACTCACCATTAACAAAAATTTTACCATGAGCGGAGGCAGTTTCTCGAACCTCACCAATCTGTCCGATCAGTCCCTCAGCACCCGTAAGGGGCTCTTGTTTGCGAGAGCGAGCAGCAGCTCTTATAACGAAGAATAAGTACGTCCCCAGCACTGTTCCAATGGGAAAGACCACTGATTTTGATACTACCAAGCCAGGTGCCTGGGTAACATCAACGAGATAGAGCAACCCGAGCATCATCGAGATAATACCCCCCGCCGCAAGAATCCCTGATGCGAAGAAAAATTCAGCTGTGATTAAAAGCCCTCCCAAAACAAGTAATACTAATCCGCCTTGACTAAGAGGAATAATCTGAGAAACAGCTAATGCGAGGACTAAAGAAATCACACCGAAGACACCTGGAAAAATCAATCCAGGATTATAAAGCTCAATTGAAATTCCTGTTGTTGCTATCAACCAAAGAATCGCAGCAACGTTTGGATTCGATAGAACATTCAGCACTTCATCTCGAAAATCGATAGGGATTACCCGAATTGGGAGGTCAGAGTAATCTTCAAGACGAGAGGTGTTCTCTTCAATTACGACCTCCCTTCCCGCCGCTTTTTTTATCAGTTCACGTACGTCAGCCGCTACATAATCCACAACTCCTTGCTCAACTGCTTCGCGGTCAGTCAGTGAAACGCTCTCTCTGACAGCCTTTTCTACCCACTCGATATTGCGACCACGCTGCTCCGTCACCGACTTTACAAGGGCTGTGGTGGCTTCTTCGACCTTCTTTCGCATGTCTCCTTCAATATCCTTACCGTCCCCACTGACGGGATGTGCTGAACCGATACTTGTCCCTGGGGCCATAACCGCTACATGCGCGGCCATAGTGAGGAATACTCCAGCTGAGGTAGCGGTTCCCCCAGTTGGGGAGATATAAACCACTATTGGCACCTTCGATTGAAACATGGCTTGAATCATTCTTTGAGTTGTCTGAAGAATGCCTCCAGGAGTATTCAACTTGACGACAAGCAGCTTTGCTCCACCGTTTTCTGCTTCAGAAATGGCATGCTCGAGATAACTCTGTGTGCCAGGTAAAATCATCATATCCATGTCGATAACTGCCACATATCCCTCTGACTGAGATGTGTTGGCTCCAGCTGCATTACTTTCAAGAGCCCAGACATAGCGATCTGTTTCCGTTCCAAGGAGTTGTCCACCGAGATATTGGCCAATCGCAATAAGCCCAAAAAAGAAAACGGTAATCCACCTGCTGTAGCACTTCATCCTCAATTCCCTAATTATCCGTTGACGAGGTCAGAAGCTGCTGCAAATCATTCCAGAAAAGACGCTTAGTCCCTGGATCGTCAACTACGGTTCGTAAGTCTATCGTCTGAATAATCCTTGAAAAACACCCCTTCTTTCTCGCAAGAAAATTTTTCAGGGCGACAGATGGCTCCCCAAGTATCATAGCTTGTGGAAGCCCCTCTAAGAGTCGCTCATCACGCTCAAGCGGAGAATAGTCAGACGACAATTGCTCATCAACGAGGAGACATTCCGCCACTGACCACTTTAACCCCTTACGAATAGCAGCTTGTAAAAGCGCTGTGTGTTGTTCAGAAAGGGCTGCACCACTCGAAAAAAATACACACTGTAGAGGCGCCGTTCCGCCAAGGGAAAGATGAATACGGTCTGAACTTCCAGCTTCTGGCGACATCCCGCCTGTAGCCTCTGTAGCCTCTGTAGCCTGAATATATTCTTCAGGAATTCCCCCCGGGAAAGCAGATTGCCACCGCGAAAGGTATTGATAGAAATCCTCCAGAGAAAGTTCGTCTTCTTGGGTACGCTTAGAGTTTTCTGACATGGTGAAGTATCTTCTCTGCAACTCGATTCTTATAACTGGTAGCAACTTCCGTTTCTCGACCATGCTTATCAACAATCCAGACTCGGTTGGTCTGAAGCTCAAGAGATTCTTCAGCAAGATTACCTACAATCATATCTACTTTCTTATCGGAAAGCTTTTGTTGTACAGAGGCTACGAGATCTTCAACTTCCCCAGTTTCTACCGCAAACCCGACTAACTTTACTTGGGAACCATTTTTTTCACGCATGCGGCCTAATTCCGCCAAAATATCAGTATTGGGCTCAAGACCAAGGGAAGATGGAAGTTCCCCCTTCTTTAGCTTCATCTCAGATGTGCGCTTTGGTCTTACGTCCGACACTGCTGCTGCCATGATAATAACATCTGGAGCTTCGCCAGCTTCTGGAAATGCTCTCTGAACAACAGCTCGCTTCATATCTTCAGCCGATGACACAAATGATGTCTCAATTCCCGTCGGCAATTTTGCTTTTACGGGACCACAAATGACTTCCACCTGGGCTCCCCTCCGAAATGCTTCGCGCGCAATCGCAACACCCATCTTTCCAGAAGAACGATTTGAGATAAATCGAACTGGGTCTAGCGGCTCGCGAGTCGGCCCAGTGACAACTAATACTCGCTTCCCTACATACGATCCATCTCCGAATGCCTTCAACGTGTGGTGAAAGATATTCCATGGTTCCGACATCCGTCCACGGCCCCGCCAGCCACACGCCAAACGACCTTCTCCCGGCTCAACGAATAGCACCCCACGTTCTTTCAAAATTTGAAGGTTGGTTTGTGTTGCCGGATTACTAAGCATATTTACATTCATCGCGGGCGCCATTAACACCCTTGTCCGGCTCGCCAAAAGACTGGCGAGTAACGGACTGTCAGCAATCCCAGCTGCGTACTTCGCAATTACGTTTGCCGTGGCGGGAGCGATGACAAACAGGTCCGCCCAATCTGCGTATTCGATATGACCAATCCCGCACGCCTCTTCTTGCTCCCAACTACTCAACACTGGATGCCCAGTAATGGTTTGAAACGTCAAGGGAGCTATAAATTTCTCCGCTTGCTCTGAGAAGATTGCCTTCACTTCAAACCCTCGTGTTACATACCGTCTTGCAAGTTCAGCAGCCTTATAGGCTGCGATGGAACCAGTGACTCCTAATACGATTTTATTCCTTGCTGAATGCGTCGTCATACTCCCCTCACAAATGGATTGGCTCTCTTCTCATTTCCCACAGATGTGTCTGGTCCATGTCCTGGAAGCACCCTTGTGGCATCAGGTAATGAATATATCTCCTGCCTAATACTCTCTAACAACTGCTCGTGATTTC contains these protein-coding regions:
- a CDS encoding nodulation protein NfeD, which gives rise to MKCYSRWITVFFFGLIAIGQYLGGQLLGTETDRYVWALESNAAGANTSQSEGYVAVIDMDMMILPGTQSYLEHAISEAENGGAKLLVVKLNTPGGILQTTQRMIQAMFQSKVPIVVYISPTGGTATSAGVFLTMAAHVAVMAPGTSIGSAHPVSGDGKDIEGDMRKKVEEATTALVKSVTEQRGRNIEWVEKAVRESVSLTDREAVEQGVVDYVAADVRELIKKAAGREVVIEENTSRLEDYSDLPIRVIPIDFRDEVLNVLSNPNVAAILWLIATTGISIELYNPGLIFPGVFGVISLVLALAVSQIIPLSQGGLVLLVLGGLLITAEFFFASGILAAGGIISMMLGLLYLVDVTQAPGLVVSKSVVFPIGTVLGTYLFFVIRAAARSRKQEPLTGAEGLIGQIGEVRETASAHGKIFVNGELWNATTESGIIPAGESARIVGVMPGMKLKIKALTDE
- the coaBC gene encoding bifunctional phosphopantothenoylcysteine decarboxylase/phosphopantothenate--cysteine ligase CoaBC, with translation MTTHSARNKIVLGVTGSIAAYKAAELARRYVTRGFEVKAIFSEQAEKFIAPLTFQTITGHPVLSSWEQEEACGIGHIEYADWADLFVIAPATANVIAKYAAGIADSPLLASLLASRTRVLMAPAMNVNMLSNPATQTNLQILKERGVLFVEPGEGRLACGWRGRGRMSEPWNIFHHTLKAFGDGSYVGKRVLVVTGPTREPLDPVRFISNRSSGKMGVAIAREAFRRGAQVEVICGPVKAKLPTGIETSFVSSAEDMKRAVVQRAFPEAGEAPDVIIMAAAVSDVRPKRTSEMKLKKGELPSSLGLEPNTDILAELGRMREKNGSQVKLVGFAVETGEVEDLVASVQQKLSDKKVDMIVGNLAEESLELQTNRVWIVDKHGRETEVATSYKNRVAEKILHHVRKL